The DNA region CGCTTGTTAGGCTTTTGAGGAGGTTAAACGGTGGTTTGCTTTTGTATGTGTTGGAAATAGAGGATGAGTTGGAGAGGATGTGCAGTAAAATTTCTCTTACGGAGGGGATTGTATTACGGTTACAAACGATGAAGTTACAGAGATAAGAGAGAAAGGTTCCAACTGTTTGGTTGGGAAGCTGTGGACAGAGAAATCAGTTAACAAGGAGGCTTTCAAAGGGGTTCTATCTAGAATTTGGCGTACTGTAGAGCGAGTGGTTTTCAAAAAGCTTCAAGAAAATGTATGGCTATTTGAATTTGCTGGGGTGATGATAAGAGAAGAGTATTAGAAGGGCGACCTTGGTCCTTTGATCGTCATGCTCTAGTTCTTAATGAATTTGATGGTAGAACTCCGCCATCACAAATGCAGGTCCAGCACTCACCAGTTTGGATTCAAGTGCACGATATGCCATTGTTGTGCATGACTCACGGGGTACGGGTTAAAATCAGAGCGTCTTTGGGTGAGATTGAAGATGTGGATGTTGCAGGAGATGGTGCAGGATGTGGGTGTTGTTTATGGCTGAGAGTTGTTATCGATTTATCTAAATCGCTGGAGAGGGGAAGAGCTAGCAATCTTGGAGGAAAGTCTCACTGGgtaatttttaaatatgagaAGATGCCTTTGTTTTATTTCCATTGTGGATGTATAGTTCATGAGAAGTTTGACTGTCCACTTAGAAAATCACAAAGGGTTAATGGCGATGATGGGGAGAAGGACTGGGGAATTTGGCTGAGGACGAAGATACCACAGAGGGAGAGGGAGGGCAAAGGTGGCACGGGTGGCCGGGGTAATCCATCGGCGGAGGAGTCTGGTTATGATGGTGGTTGTAGGAGAGGCAATTCACCGTCGAAGGGAAGTTCCGAATTTGAGGGAACTTCTAGTCATACGTATCAAAGTGGTCCACAAATCTGCGAGGAGTTTCTTACTTGAAGGAAACTAGTAACGCAATTCCTGGTAGTAACTGTGTGGCAAGGGTTAATACAGTGCATGATAGTTCTGAGGAACGTGGGCATAGGAATAATTATAAAGGTAAGAATAATATAGGGGAGGGCAATGTGTTATTGGAAGAATTACCATGTAGTGATACTAAAGTGGTGAAAGGGAGTCCACTGGGTCCAATTATGGGGCTTGCTTATAATATGGACAAAGATTTAAAAAGTGAAGGGAAGGTTGGCGGGCCCAGCAAATTAATTCAAGAGTCAAAGATGGACTATGTGGAGCATTCTTTGGGTACTGACAGTGTTGTTCAGAACCATGGTGGTATAGCACTTCAAGGAGGACCAGATATTTCTGATAGTGTTTTCGATAATGATATTAATGTTGTCAGTAGGAGTGGGGTTCTTGGTGTCAAAGGATGGAAACGATAGGCACGAAGGAACAATAAGGCTTTTATATCCCAGCCGGTGGGGAATCCAGTAAAcgaaagagagagatgaatgTTGAAGTAAAAGAGGTGGAGGTAGTGGCACGAGCTAAAAAAGGTAGGAAGGAGGTTTGTAGCCTTGATGCAACAACTGAAGAGTTGGCGGCGGCTGTGCCACAGCCCTGCCAACAGCCATGAATCTCATTAGTTGGAAttgtcgggggcttgggaaccctcgagCAATTCGCGATCTTTGCCAGATGGTAAAGGAGAAGCAACCCACTCTTTTGTTCCTTCTGGAAACAAAGAGTAGCAAATATAAGATGGAGGGTATTCGAGTTAAGTTGGGGTTTGAAGGTTTATTTGTAGTAGACCTTTTGGGAAGAAGTGGTGGATTAGCATTATTATGGAGGGAAGCAAGATGgctagaaattcaaaattttacacGACGCCTCATTAATGCAGTGGTGCATCCTCCTGGCCATGATTTTCAATGCAAATTAACATGTTTTTATGGTCATCCGGAAAGTGCAAGGAGATATGAATCATGGGCGTTGCTTGATCACCTTAATTCTTTTTATCCCAAAGCTTGGATGTGCATTGGCGATTTTAATGAGATTGTGGAGCAAGGTGAGAAGTATGGTGGAGCATTACGTGGAGATTCTCAGATGGCACAGTGTCGAGTGCCTTTGGAACATTGTGGTTTAAGTGATTTGGGGTATAAGGGGTCTAAATTTACATGGGCTAATTGTCATCAGGATGGGACTTTTATGAAAGAAAGGCTTGATCGTGCTGTTATGAATAAGGCATGGTGTGAGATGAATTCAAACTATGAGGTCCAAGTGTTAGCAGCAAAGTCATCTGACCATAAGCCTTTGCTCCTACGACTTTTTGATGCAAATGCAGGTCTACCCAATTATTATAAAAGCTTCAAATTTGAAGCTTCTTGGCTAGCTGATGGAGAATGCATGGATGTTATAAATGAGGTGTGGGGGATGGATGTTAGTGGTGGTATGGGAATGCAAACAGCAAGGTTGAAGTTAGCTCAATGTCAGACGCAGCTTACTAGGTGGAGTTCCCGAAAATTTGGTGATGCTCAGAAAGTccttaaaatgaaaacaaagctATTGAATGAGTTACAATAGCAAGAGGGTGAGGTGAATATGGCAGAAATTCAAGCTTTAAAAGGGgagattgattttatttttgagcaAGAAGACATTAAATGGAAGTAGCAGGCGAAGCAAAGTTGGCATCCACAAGGAGATCATAACACTCCGTACTTCCATGCTTGGGCCAATCAAAGAAGGCGAACTAATCGAATTATGACGATCAAAGATGAGGTGGGTAGGGAGTGGAAGAAACAAGATGAAATTGGCCAGGCATTCACGAGCTTCTTCCAAAGGTTGTTCACGGCTGGAGAAAATTCTGGAGTGGATGTTTGCATTTGGAGGCTAGGGTGTCGGGTGATATGAATGCAAGTCTGTTGCGGGAATTTACTTCTATGGAAGTGGAGGCATCACTCAATCAAATGCACCCACTCAAATCCCCCAAGCCGGATGCTTTTTCGGTGTGCTTCTATCAACAATCATGGCCTACTGTGAAAATGGAGGTATGTCGGGCGATGTTAGGATTTCTTAATAATGATATCTTTGATGTTGATCTCAATTCTACTTATATTGCACTTATTCCTAAGATCAAAACTCCTTCTAGTGTAACTGAGTATAGGCCAATTAGCTTATGTAATGTGCTCTATAAGCTGATTTCAAACATCCTTGCTAATCGATTGAAAAAAGTGCTACCCTTTATAATATCTCCTTCTTAAAGTGCGTTTATTCCGGGAAGGTTAATCACGGATAATATAATTGTGGCCTTTGAGGCAATGTATACAATGAACACTCGGATGAAGGGGAGGGAAGGCTTTATGGCTCTTAAATTGGATATGAACAAGGCATATGATAGAGTTGAATGGGATTTTCTGGAAGCGGTCTTACGGAAGTTAGGGTTTGCTAGTCGGTGGATTCACTTATTGATGACATGTGTGAGAACTGTGAGATATTCGGTTTTGATTCATAGTAAGCCTTATGGGAAAATTACCCCATCTAGGGGAATCATGCAAGGGGATCCACTATCTCCGTATTTCTTTATTCTATGTGTGGAGGGATTGAGTTCACTTCTTCAAAAGGCAAAAACAGAATGGCGAATTTTTGGTCTTCCTATTACACGCAGGGGGATGAAGCTTAACCATCTTTTCTTTACAGATGATAGTTTACTTTTTTGTAAAGCAAATATCTTTGAATGGCTGCGTATCCAAGAGGTGTTGGAGCTCTATGAGAAAGCATCTGGGCAAAAATTTAATAGGGACAAAACTTCTATCTTCTTCAGTAAAAGTACTAAAAGGGAAGCTAAGGAGCATATTCTTTCAGTAGCAGGGATCCCTTCCACGAGAAGATATGAAAAGTATCTTGGCCTTCCTGCACTAGTTGGAAGATCATGGGCTGGAgcttttgaaagtttgaagggCAGAATTTGGGAGTGCATCAATGGGTGGAAGGAGAAATTCATGTCTCAAGCAGGAAAGAAGTCTTGTTAAAAGCTGTAATTCAGGCAATTCAATTCCTACATATACTATGAGTGTCTTTCATCTACCCAAAACTCTTTGTAAGGACATTAATTCCATGATATCtaagttttggtggggacataaaGAAAATGACTCACGAATTGCTTGGATGAGTTGAGAGAAATTGGGTTAGGGTGAGTTGGGGTATAGGGATTTGGAGAGTTTTAATTTGgcacttttggcaaaacaaGGGTAGCGACTTCTTCAAAATCCAGATTCTATGGTGGCAAGAGTGCTAAAGGAGAAGTATTATCCAGGACAATCTTTTATTGAGTATGGGTTGGGAAATAAACCTTCCTATGTTTGGCGAAGTGTGTGGAATGCAAAGAAATTACTAGGAGAGAGAATGATGTGTCGTGTAGGTGACGGGTCTTCTATTAAAATCTGGAAAGACCGGTGGATCCCTATGCCTTCAACATATTCCACACAATCTCCTGTGAGGCTCTTAGATCTGGATGCCAATGTAAATCAGTTTATTGATGAAGCAACTAGGTGGTGGAATATACCTCTAATTCAGAAAGTTCTCACAAGGGATGAAGCTGTAATGGTTTGTAGTATTCCAATCTGCCCGGGGTGTCAACAAGATAGGAGG from Corylus avellana chromosome ca10, CavTom2PMs-1.0 includes:
- the LOC132162953 gene encoding uncharacterized protein LOC132162953, translated to MNLISWNCRGLGNPRAIRDLCQMVKEKQPTLLFLLETKSSKYKMEGIRVKLGFEGLFVVDLLGRSGGLALLWREARWLEIQNFTRRLINAVVHPPGHDFQCKLTCFYGHPESARRYESWALLDHLNSFYPKAWMCIGDFNEIVEQGEKYGGALRGDSQMAQCRVPLEHCGLSDLGYKGSKFTWANCHQDGTFMKERLDRAVMNKAWCEMNSNYEVQVLAAKSSDHKPLLLRLFDANAGLPNYYKSFKFEASWLADGECMDVINEVWGMDVSGGMGMQTARLKLAQCQTQLTRWSSRKFGDAQKVLKMKTKLLNELQ